Within the Nitrospira sp. genome, the region TGCGTGTGGTTGGTGTCGATCGATTGAGCGACCGCATCGGGTTGACCGCGGCCTTTCTGCGCGGCGGGGTGAAAACCGATCCATCCAGAATTATCGGACGCGTTGGATATTGGATGGTGCTGGGATTTGCTGCCATGGCCGCCGTCAGTGCTCTGCAGGTCCAGCCGATCAATCGCGTGACGCAATCGTTTCTCGCCTATATCCCGCATATGATCACGGCCTTCTTTATTGGACTGGCCGGATTTCTGCTCTCTAACTTTGTCTCTCAAGCGGTACTTATTGCCGCGGTCAATGCGAGTCTACCTCCGGCCCGTCTCCTGGCAACCTGCACGAGGTGGGGTGTGTTGTTGGTAGCCGGGGCCATGGCGCTGGAACAACTCGGTATCGCTCAGAACGTCGTCGTGGTCGGGTTTGGGATTATTTTCGGCGGCATCGTCATGGCCGCCACGATCGCGCTGGGGTTGGGGGCCAAAGACCTTGCGAAGGCCTGGCTCGAACGGCAGTTTTTCGGTCGGGCTCAATCGAAGCCGCCCGATGACCTACGGCACCTCTAACTAGTTCGTGACCTGCTCCCACCGTGTGAGCCCGGCACCTAGCGGACCGCGCTGTCGATGGGCAGGTCCAAATCGTTATCCCACACGGAAGCCCGTGAGGGTTCGTCCCAGAGCTTCACGGAGTGTGGTCAGCTGTATCGCCAATGCGTCCGATGCGAGCGAGACGGGTAGATGAGGCACTCGCCACACCGGTTCGGCCGGTGCGGGGTCGTCTTGTCCACGCGGGACCACATGCCAGTGGATGTGGGGGAGTTGGTTTCCAAGCAACTCATAGTTAATCTTGCGGGCTCGATACGTCTCGGCCAACACGAGGGCGACTGCGGAGACCTCTTCCATCAGGCGAGCCCGTTCCGCTGCTGATAGCTGAAAGAGCTCCGTGGCGTGCTGCTTCAGTACGAGAACGGTCCAACCTTCGAAATATTGATCGTCGAAAAGATAGGCTCGAGTCAGCCCGCAATCGCCGAGGCGATATTCGGGGGCCGGCCACGCTCCCTGACACGCTTTGCAGATCGGGCTCATGGAGCAAGCGAAATTGTCGATACTGTTTGAAGGGTCACGGCGTCGGTGTATTGGCCGCACGCCACTCCTCTTCGGTCAGCACGCCCTTCTTGATGAGCAATTGAATGAGGGTGTCGATGGGTTGTTGTTGCGTGGCTCTGGGCGCTTTTGGACCCGGTGTCGTCAGCAGCGGCTCGCGAAGGCGCGCTGGCGGGGGAGGGGGGCGCCGGCTCCCCATGACCCGGAATGCGGGTGTGAAGACCTGCACATAATCGCGGTTCCGCAGGACAACCCTGACCGGACGGCTGTCGGTTTGTGGCAGCAGATCTTGACCGCCCTCTACGGTGAGACGAAAAAACGGCTTGCCCTCCGCAGTCTCGCCGTCGGCTCCAAGCACCTCCATGCGGTTGAGGAGCGGTTCGTGCTTGAGCGGTTCCCGATCCTCCCCGGCCACGTTCATGACGCGATCCACGACCAAGAGTAGGGAATCTCCGGCTATCACATCGGTACCGACGTTTCTAACCGACACTTCGTACTGGTACTCGCTCGTAAAAATGTCTCTGGAGATGTAGGTGGCAATGACGGCCACCGTCCCCGTGAGATCGATGGGAGGTCCTGTCGCAGCCGGCGAGATGTGAACAAGAACTGCCAAAGCGAGCGTGGCAAACAGGATTGGTCCCCGTGTGCAACTCTTCACAATCGGGATCTCTCCTCTATGGACGTATACCGTGCCACTCGTGCCGGGGAGCATAGCAAAGAATGACGGAAGGGGCTACCCGCCTTGCCTTGACACCCCTTCAGCGCGGCGATATTCTGCCGACCCATCATGGGCCGCCTCCACGGCGATGGCCCCCTATCCAGTCATGATGACGACGGACCATGCCGGTTGAGCAAGCGCCGCTCCTTGTGACACAAGGGTTGGCGCGGACGCTCTTGAAGCTATACGCCTACCCCGATCCGCGACGGCCAGGCCGATTGATTCGCGGTTATGACTGCCCACACGCCTTGCGGACCGCCCGTATGTGTGCGGCGCTGGCCCTGCGGCTTGGGTATACGCCCAGGCACGTCCGACAATTTCAAATCGCGTGCCTTTTGCACGACCTGGGGCGGGCCGGACTCGATTGGCGGTTGTTTGGGTCGATCTGGTCCTGGGCCCGGCGTCACGGTATCCCTACCAGGCCAGCGGAGTGGCGAGCGGTGTATCCCCGGACTCCAGAGGGGCGGGAAACCGAGGCTTTTTTGGCGCAATTTCGTCATCGCCTGGAGACGGATGGCATTGCAATGGATGCGTGGGCCTGCGAGCAGGTCGAGATGCGCCTCGGCTATGCGAGGCGGTTGACTCGCCGCCTCCGCGTGCTTCGCCCCAGGTTGCGCAAACTCCGTCTCGACTGGAGCGGATGGATGGAGCGCATCATGCTGTATTACTACTACCCGGATCGATTGAATGATGCGCCGGGCTGGGTCCGCCAACTAGCTGAAATTCTCGTAGCGTGCGAACAGTTCGAGGCGCATAGCAACCGCCGGCGCGGTCGGGACTACTATGCGCGCGCGACGGAATCTTTGTCGGAGGCCTTCGCGTATTTGAGCAAGCTCGAGCAGAAGGGCACGGTCAGCCGGTCCGTCGTGACTACGGTTCGCGAGTTGGTGGTTGAAGGAGCCTTTGACACGGTCATTCACCAAGCCAGGGGACGGTCGGTGTCGTCTCGGGAACGCGCCGTACTCCGAGCCGGAATGGAACAGGAGACGTGATGTCGGTCAAGACAGTGCCGCTCCACGTGCGCATGGAAGGGCAAACCCGGTTTGAAAACATCACCGCGTCGGTCGAGGCGGCGGTATCAGGTTCGGGTCTGCACAACGGGCTCGTCACCGTGTTTGCCAAGCACACCACCGCATCTGTTCTGATCGTCGAAGATGAGCCGGGGGTACGCGCCGATACGAAGGCCCTATGGGAACAACTTGTTCCAGCCCATCCTCACTGGCAGCATAATCAGCGGAATCCGGGCGAAGACAATGCCCACAGCCATCTCCGGGGGCAGCTCCAGGGTCCCTCGACTATCATCCCGTTTTCAGGCGGCAAGCTGCTGCTCGGGACTTGGCAGCAAATCGTGCTGCTCGACTTTGACACAAGGGCTCGGCAGCGCGAGCTCGTGATCCAGATTCTGGGTGAATAAGGTGCGCGGATGTAGCTTGCGGACCGCGGGACTCGTTTCATTGGGCATGGGCCTCGGACTACTGTGCGGGTCAGTTGTGTCTGAGGCCAAAGATGAGTGGGGTCGTCCACTGGGCGCTGCCCATGTGGGTCCGGAAATTCACCCTCGTCCGGTCAAGCCCTCATCCGAACTCGGTGCAGACGAAAAGGAGACGATTGCGATCTTCGACCGGGCCGCGAGGTCTGTCGTCTTTATTACGAACACGTCGATTCGGAGCGATCCTTGGTCGTTCAACGAATTCGAGGTTCCTCAGGGGTCCGGATCCGGTTTCGTCTGGAACAAACAGGGTCATGTCGTTACGAACTTCCATGTCGTATATGGAGCGGATACGATCACGGTCATCCTGTCGGAACGGGCGAAGTACCGGGCGCGCGTGGTGGGTGTCGACCCAGACCACGATCTGGCCGTGCTTCAGATTCAAGCGCCGGAAGAACAGCTAGACCCGCTTCCGATCGGGACGTCGCAAGACGTACGGGTCGGACAAAAAGTTTTGGCGATCGGTAATCCGTTTGGGCTGGATCATACCCTTACGACCGGCATCGTGAGTGCGCTTGGTCGCACGATCAAATCGTTGACGCAGCGTACGATCGAGGGCGTCATCCAAACAGACGCGGCAATTAATCCAGGGAACTCCGGGGGGCCACTCCTGGACAGCGGGGGACGGTTGATCGGCATCAACACGCAAATCGTGAGCCCCAGCGGGACCTATGCGGGGATCGGGTTTGCTGTGCCGGTCGACACCGTGAACCGGATCGTGCCGGAGCTGATTAAGTATGGAAAGGTCATTCGTCCCGGGCTCGGCGTATCCCTCATCCCCGATCAAATCGCTCGGCGGTGGGGTATCAAAGGGGTCATTATCGGGCGAGTGACCAGCGGAAGTGCGGCGGAGCGTGCCGGTCTCCACGGGACCAAGGAAACCTTCACGGGACGTATTGAGTTGGGCGATATTGTCGTGGCCATCGATGGCAAACCGGTGGTCGTCTTGGACGATTTCATGGGAGCGCTAGAGCGGCATGAGGTTGGCGATCGCGTCACGCTGGATGTGATACGCGGGAATAATCAGCATCGCATCGCCGTCACTCTTCAAGCGGTGAATTAGCGCCGTTCTCACACTGCGAGCGTGGGTGACAATTTTGACATTCAGTCGCGGCTCCCCCGACACTTTCTTTGTTGGCCGCAAGAATAGATTCAGTCTTTCCATTGGCCGATTTCGGCAGGCGCTTCGTGCGATAAACCAATGAGTCCAATGACAGGGTTCTACACGACGCCGGAACGACCCCGGAGGTCTCGAAGTCCGGTCATTGGCTCAAGAGTGCACGCGTTCTCCCACGTTGCTATAGGGGCGGATGGCCGAGTAAGATCAGCGTAAGGAGCACATCCGATGGGGGATCACCACCAGCCTAATGACAAGAAAGACCGAAGAGCGGACCGTGATAACCCGCAAGGGTTTGAGGGGGACCGGTCCCCTGGAGAGTCCGATCGAACACGCCATGAGCGCGGTGCCTTTACCGATCCTGTAGCGCTCCTGGACGAATGCCTCGCCGAGTTTTCAGACGACGATCCTCGCCGTCGCATCCTGTATAAATTACGCCACGCGGTGTTGCAAGGTTCTGTGCGTCTGCAAGAACGCGAGGCAGAGCTCAATAAACTTCAGAGCGTAGTCGAGAAACTCACCGCTCCGGCCAATCGAATCGGGATCCTGCTGGAGCTTCCGGAGGAAGGGTTGGCACGTATTGCCGTCGGAGGCGCCGAATATTTCACCAATGTCGATCCGCGTGTCGGCGTGGCGGACCTCAAGCTCGGCACGCAAGTCTTGGTCAACGAGGCCTTCGCGGTCATCCGAACGATCGGGTTCGATCGAAACGGGCCGGTCTTTCGCGTGGCAGAAGCCATGCCCGATGGGAGGTTACGATTTGAGTCTGAGCCTGGCCGTCAGGCCCTCATCGTGTTGCGTGCGACCGATTTGGCCGAAGTGGAACTGAAGCCGGGCGACGAAGTTCGGGTCGATCCCTCGCATCGCTTTGCGATCGAACGGATGGATGAGCGGAAGTCGAAACGTCATGTGTTGGACGACGTGCCATCGGTCACATGGGAACAGATCGGCGGGCAGAGGGAGGCCATCGACGCCATCAGAAAAGCCATCGAATATCCGCTGGTGCATGCTGAGACGTTTGCCAAATACCAGTTCACCCAGCCAAAGGGGTTCTTGCTCTATGGGCCGCCCGGGTGCGGCAAAACGCTCATCGGGCAGGCGGCAGCCTCGAGTCTCTCCAAACTCGTTGCTGAGGCCGGCCTGTGGGAAGGAGAGCGCACGCCGATTACCTCGGGCGCATTTCTCCACGTCAAGGGCCCGGAGATTCTCAACATGTGGCTGGGAGAATCCGAGCGGATCGTCCGGGATTTGTTCGCGCAAGCGCGTGCTCGCCGGAGCGAAGGTGCCTTGCCGTTCATCTTTATCGACGAAGCGGAGTCAATACTGGGCACCCGTCGGGCCATGCGCGCATTCAACATTACGAATACTCTGGTTCCGATGTTTTGTTCGGAGATGGATGGGATCGAGTCGTTGCGGGACGTCGTGATCATTCTGGCGTCGAATCGTCCGGACTTGATCGATCCTGCCGTTCTGCGGCCTGGTCGCATCGATCGCAAAATCAAGGTGCAGCGGCCGAGCCGGGATGGGGCTGAGGAGATCTTGAAGGTGTATCTGACGGAGGAGCTGCCCTACGACGGGACGTTGCTCTCGGCGCATGGAGGCGATCCATCGCGTGTCAGACATTTTCTGGTCGAACGGCTCCTTCACGCCCTTTTCCGTCGAAACGACGAAAGCCGGATTCTTGGGGTCCGATTGCGGAATGGACAGACCAAGACGCTCTATCGAGGAGATTTGTTGAGTGGGGCCATTCTTGCCTCGATCGTCCAACGGGCAAAAGAACAGGCTATCGATCGGGTCATTCGGGGAGGAGACCGCTCCGCAGGGCTCCGGGAAGAGGATCTGATCGAAGCCCTCGAGGCAGAATTTCGGGAGGGTGAGGTCCTGCCACCGGATGATGCGGCTGAGGAATGGCTCAAGTTACTCGATCATCATCCTGAACAAGTCGTCGGCGTGTCGTCGTATCGTAGTGGGCGACTACACGCGGAGCGGTCGATCACTCAGATCATTTGATACTAATAAGGGGGCCAGCGGCGAAAAGTAGCCCTGCTTGCTGCTGCCCTTCGCGCTGCACCGCTCAGTCCCACTATTCACGATATGCGTCTATTTGGAATAGAGACAGAGTACGGTATCACCCGAGAGGATTTGGACACCGTGGATCCCGTCGTCGAGTCTATGGAGTTGGTGCGCGCCCACCTGACAGCCTCGTTCGAACGTCGGTGGGACTATGGCGGCGAGGATCCTCACGAAGACGCCCGAGGGTTCAGGGTCTCCGGGCTACAGCAAGACAGGGAAGAAGACGAATTTGCTAAACAGGACGCCCATCGGCCATTTTCGTTTCACGAGATGAAGAGCGACCTCGTCTTGCCCAATGGCGCCCGTTTTTATAACGACCATACGCATCCTGAATATTCGACCCCTGAGTGTCGCACGCTCAGAGATCTGGTGGCACACGACCGGGCCGGCGAGCGTATTGTCCAGGCCGCGGCTTCGCGCCGGAATCTGGCGCTGGGCGGCAAGGCTGTGCAGCTCTATAAGAACAACACCGATTTCCACGGGCATAGCTATGGTTGCCACGACAATTATCTCGTTTCGCGGGCCGTTCCCTTTACGTCACTGGTCAACGGATTGTTGCCCTTTCTTGTGTCGCGACAGGTGATCGCGGGCGCAGGCAAGGTTGGAGTCGAAGGCGCAGTGTCGGCACGTGGTGTCACGTATCAACTCTCGCAACGAGCCGATTTTATGGAGACGGAATTGAGCGTCGACACCATGCACAATCGCCCGATCCTGAACACGCGGGACGAGCCGCATGCAGACGGGTCACGGTATCGTCGCCTCCACCTGATCATCGGCGATGCCAATATGTGCGAATATGCCACTGCGCTGAAGGTAGGTACCACCAGACTCGTGCTCGATTTGATTGCTCGGGGGCAGGCGCCGACTCTGGAGCTCAGCCGGCCGGTTGAGGCAGTCAAGCAGCTCTCACGGGATCCGGATCTCAAGGCGTGTGTGCGATGTCAGGATGGCAGGCTTCTCAGTGGCTTAGACCTGCAAGAGCACTATCTGGACGCGGCCGTGCAGTCATTGGCTGGACAGGATGACGAGACCGATTGGGTGTTGCGCGAGTGGCGGGAGACGCTCACGCAGTTGACACAGGATCGAGGCCGACTCGTCGGCAAGCTGGACTGGGTGACCAAGCTCTGGCTACTAGATACGTTTGTGGAGGACGAACGCATCGGCTGGGACGATTCGTGGCTGGCTAGTCTCGATCTCGAGTATCACAATGTGGATGCGGCGCGTGGTCTCTTTTTGGCGCTTGAGCAGGAAGGCAAGACCGCACGGGTGGTCGAGGAAGCCGACATTCGTGCGGCCGTCACCGGCGGTCCCCCAGATACGCGTGGGGGCATTCGGGGGCTTTGTGTGAGGCGGTTCCCTGAGCAGATCCAATCGATTCAGTGGGAGCGGGTTCGGTTTGGTACACGGTCGCCTGACTGCACGCTGGAGATGGGAGACCTATTCGATCCTTCGAGTGTCGCGACCTTGACCGGGATTATTGAGCGGGCCACCTCCCCCGCCGATATCGTGGCTCGATGGTCTATCGTAAAGGAGATACATTCATGAACGTCACGCGCCTTCCAGAACGACGCGAGCGCCCATTTGACCCGATCCCGCGGCCCACCAGTCCGTCCGAGGACGGTAGCGGACCGTCTCGACCCGATACCGGGTCGCCTGACAAGGATAGTCTCTTGAAGCGCATGCGCAAAGTGGATCCAAAACAAGCGGAACGGTACCGGCAACGGACAGGACAGTGAAAGGCAAAGAGTAGCCAGGTAACGGCAGAGGAGTGCGCGTTGACCATCCGGTTGCCCTTTACTGTCTACTGATCATGAAGTGGAGCGACTTATGGGAATGCAGGGCGATTTCTTCCAGCTCCTGAAGGAGAAGGGCTACCAATTGACGGCGCCCGCTACGCCTCCGGCCGTCGAGGAGTTACCCAAGGCCACGACCATCCTGGCCATGAAGTACCGCGACGGCGTGCTTGTGGCCGGTGATCGGAGGGCGACCGCCGGCAACATGGTGATGTACGATCGCACCGATAAGGTGCTGGAAATCGACCGCCACTGTGTCATGGCAATCGCCGGGGTGCCAGCCACTGCCTATGAGATGGTGCGGGTGCTGGAACATTCGTTTAAGTATTACCGCCGAACTCAGTTGCAAGACTTGAGTTTCGATGGAAAGCTGCGGGCGGTTTCGAAGCTGCTGAAGGACAATGTCGCGGCTGCCTTGTCCGGGACCGGTGCGGTAGCGCCGGTATTTGCTGGGTATGATCATGACGCGGGAACTGCCAAGATTTATTTTTACGACATATTGGGGGCAGAATTTGAAGGTGTGGAATATGCCGTTTCGGGATCAGGTTCGCCGACGATCCGCGGGACGTTGCATTACCTGAACCTCTGGGGCGAACGGCCATTGTGCGAATTGACCGGTACCCAGGCAACGATGCAAGCGCTTCGACTTCTGACGTGTGCGGCTGAATTTGATTCGGCTACCGGGGGGGTCAATCGCGACGCGAACCTGTATCCCGTCGTCAAGCTCATTACGCAACGAGGGATCGAAACGGTACCGGATATTCAGCTG harbors:
- a CDS encoding HIT family protein, whose amino-acid sequence is MSPICKACQGAWPAPEYRLGDCGLTRAYLFDDQYFEGWTVLVLKQHATELFQLSAAERARLMEEVSAVALVLAETYRARKINYELLGNQLPHIHWHVVPRGQDDPAPAEPVWRVPHLPVSLASDALAIQLTTLREALGRTLTGFRVG
- the degP gene encoding 2-alkenal reductase, with protein sequence MNKVRGCSLRTAGLVSLGMGLGLLCGSVVSEAKDEWGRPLGAAHVGPEIHPRPVKPSSELGADEKETIAIFDRAARSVVFITNTSIRSDPWSFNEFEVPQGSGSGFVWNKQGHVVTNFHVVYGADTITVILSERAKYRARVVGVDPDHDLAVLQIQAPEEQLDPLPIGTSQDVRVGQKVLAIGNPFGLDHTLTTGIVSALGRTIKSLTQRTIEGVIQTDAAINPGNSGGPLLDSGGRLIGINTQIVSPSGTYAGIGFAVPVDTVNRIVPELIKYGKVIRPGLGVSLIPDQIARRWGIKGVIIGRVTSGSAAERAGLHGTKETFTGRIELGDIVVAIDGKPVVVLDDFMGALERHEVGDRVTLDVIRGNNQHRIAVTLQAVN
- the arc gene encoding proteasome-associated ATPase: MGDHHQPNDKKDRRADRDNPQGFEGDRSPGESDRTRHERGAFTDPVALLDECLAEFSDDDPRRRILYKLRHAVLQGSVRLQEREAELNKLQSVVEKLTAPANRIGILLELPEEGLARIAVGGAEYFTNVDPRVGVADLKLGTQVLVNEAFAVIRTIGFDRNGPVFRVAEAMPDGRLRFESEPGRQALIVLRATDLAEVELKPGDEVRVDPSHRFAIERMDERKSKRHVLDDVPSVTWEQIGGQREAIDAIRKAIEYPLVHAETFAKYQFTQPKGFLLYGPPGCGKTLIGQAAASSLSKLVAEAGLWEGERTPITSGAFLHVKGPEILNMWLGESERIVRDLFAQARARRSEGALPFIFIDEAESILGTRRAMRAFNITNTLVPMFCSEMDGIESLRDVVIILASNRPDLIDPAVLRPGRIDRKIKVQRPSRDGAEEILKVYLTEELPYDGTLLSAHGGDPSRVRHFLVERLLHALFRRNDESRILGVRLRNGQTKTLYRGDLLSGAILASIVQRAKEQAIDRVIRGGDRSAGLREEDLIEALEAEFREGEVLPPDDAAEEWLKLLDHHPEQVVGVSSYRSGRLHAERSITQII
- a CDS encoding proteasome accessory factor PafA2, which translates into the protein MRLFGIETEYGITREDLDTVDPVVESMELVRAHLTASFERRWDYGGEDPHEDARGFRVSGLQQDREEDEFAKQDAHRPFSFHEMKSDLVLPNGARFYNDHTHPEYSTPECRTLRDLVAHDRAGERIVQAAASRRNLALGGKAVQLYKNNTDFHGHSYGCHDNYLVSRAVPFTSLVNGLLPFLVSRQVIAGAGKVGVEGAVSARGVTYQLSQRADFMETELSVDTMHNRPILNTRDEPHADGSRYRRLHLIIGDANMCEYATALKVGTTRLVLDLIARGQAPTLELSRPVEAVKQLSRDPDLKACVRCQDGRLLSGLDLQEHYLDAAVQSLAGQDDETDWVLREWRETLTQLTQDRGRLVGKLDWVTKLWLLDTFVEDERIGWDDSWLASLDLEYHNVDAARGLFLALEQEGKTARVVEEADIRAAVTGGPPDTRGGIRGLCVRRFPEQIQSIQWERVRFGTRSPDCTLEMGDLFDPSSVATLTGIIERATSPADIVARWSIVKEIHS